One window from the genome of Pseudalkalibacillus hwajinpoensis encodes:
- the yfkAB gene encoding radical SAM/CxCxxxxC motif protein YfkAB, which yields MITPMKTITPSYDPWEAYMDVEEYGNTILSNIELTTTTLCNMRCEHCAVGYTLQPKDPDPLPLDLITRSLDQVEKLRALSITGGEPMLSMKSVKQYVAPLLKYAHERGARTQINSNLTLDRKRYDLIIPYLDVLHISHNYGSIDDFTDIGFAVMERKPSLKQREAYFHRMVENAKDLTSKGVIVSAETMINRRTLPNIVSIHQQIADMGCQRHEVHPMYPSDFASGLDIASLDEIREGIHRLLDNRDPDVWLLFGTLPFYPCSSNQEDLRLLERLYSEPNVTVRNDPDGRSRLNMNIFDGDIIVTDFGDTPPLGNIKDTNLNDAYEKWQESKMAQSISCHCPAVKCLGPNLLVKDAYYQDVDFLQKKTNISL from the coding sequence ATGATAACACCAATGAAAACAATAACGCCTAGCTATGACCCATGGGAAGCTTATATGGATGTTGAAGAATATGGAAATACGATTCTTTCCAACATAGAACTGACAACGACTACTTTATGTAATATGAGATGTGAACATTGTGCAGTTGGTTATACATTGCAACCCAAGGATCCTGATCCACTTCCTCTAGACCTTATTACTCGTAGTCTTGATCAAGTAGAAAAACTTAGGGCGTTAAGTATTACGGGTGGTGAACCAATGCTTTCCATGAAATCGGTTAAGCAATATGTAGCTCCACTTCTTAAATACGCTCATGAACGCGGAGCGAGAACACAAATCAATTCAAATTTAACGCTTGATCGTAAGCGATATGATCTGATCATACCCTATCTTGATGTTTTACATATTTCACATAATTATGGAAGCATAGACGATTTCACTGACATTGGATTCGCTGTTATGGAAAGGAAGCCATCTCTCAAACAGCGGGAAGCTTATTTCCATCGTATGGTTGAGAATGCAAAAGATTTAACATCTAAAGGTGTCATCGTATCAGCGGAGACAATGATTAATCGTAGAACTCTTCCAAATATCGTGAGCATTCATCAACAAATAGCAGACATGGGGTGCCAGCGTCATGAAGTTCATCCGATGTATCCTTCGGACTTCGCTTCAGGTCTTGATATTGCCTCTTTGGATGAAATTCGAGAAGGAATTCACCGTTTATTAGATAATCGAGATCCAGATGTTTGGCTCTTATTCGGTACCCTTCCATTTTACCCATGCAGTTCCAATCAAGAAGACCTTAGACTTCTCGAAAGATTATATTCAGAACCTAATGTCACTGTTAGAAATGACCCAGATGGACGTTCTAGATTAAATATGAATATTTTCGATGGCGATATTATCGTAACTGATTTTGGAGATACGCCACCACTTGGAAATATTAAAGATACTAATCTAAATGATGCTTACGAAAAATGGCAAGAAAGTAAAATGGCTCAAAGCATAAGTTGTCATTGCCCTGCAGTAAAGTGTCTAGGACCTAACCTTCTTGTAAAGGATGCTTACTATCAGGATGTTGATTTCTTACAAAAAAAGACAAATATCTCGCTTTAA
- the mnhG gene encoding monovalent cation/H(+) antiporter subunit G, which translates to MLSLKEVVISIFMIIGTFFLFSGALGIFRLPDVYTRLHAASKSATLGVAGILIAAFLYFIFEEQMVSGKLILGIIFILMTAPVSGHMISRAAYQKGVPLWDKTTRDDLDKAQNQKASTKKG; encoded by the coding sequence GTGTTATCATTGAAAGAAGTCGTGATTAGCATTTTTATGATCATTGGCACGTTTTTCCTTTTTTCTGGAGCGCTTGGAATTTTTCGACTTCCTGACGTTTACACTCGTCTACATGCTGCTTCAAAAAGCGCTACTCTAGGAGTAGCTGGAATCCTTATTGCCGCTTTCCTTTATTTTATCTTTGAAGAACAAATGGTAAGTGGTAAGCTCATTCTCGGTATTATTTTCATTTTGATGACAGCTCCAGTTTCTGGACATATGATTTCTAGAGCTGCTTATCAAAAAGGTGTTCCGCTCTGGGATAAAACTACGAGAGATGATCTTGATAAAGCACAAAACCAAAAAGCAAGTACGAAAAAGGGTTAA
- a CDS encoding Na(+)/H(+) antiporter subunit F1 yields the protein MTSLLSTVSTICIVIIAISTLFLLYRAIKGPSNPDRAVALDTIGINLMAIAGILAIKLETAYFNDIILLIGILAFIGTVAIAKFLEKGVIIERSRD from the coding sequence ATGACTTCTCTTTTATCTACTGTATCAACCATTTGTATCGTCATCATCGCAATCTCTACCCTATTTTTACTCTATCGAGCAATAAAAGGACCTTCGAATCCCGACCGTGCTGTTGCACTGGATACAATCGGCATTAATCTTATGGCAATAGCGGGTATTCTAGCAATCAAACTGGAAACAGCGTATTTCAATGATATTATTCTTCTTATTGGAATTCTCGCTTTTATAGGAACAGTAGCTATTGCTAAATTTCTGGAAAAGGGTGTTATCATTGAAAGAAGTCGTGATTAG
- a CDS encoding Na+/H+ antiporter subunit E, translating to MPIQIIINLIIAVLWMFLFESYSFSTFFVGYLFGIGLLLLMERFIPDRFYFYRLWAILKLLFLFIKELIMANVQVVKLVYSPKLKMEPGIIAVPIDVRTNWEITMLANLITLTPGTLTVSVAPDNMHIYIHAMDAPDADEVIKEIKGTFEKAIMEVTR from the coding sequence ATGCCAATACAAATTATCATAAACCTGATTATTGCCGTTCTCTGGATGTTTCTTTTTGAAAGTTACTCTTTTAGTACGTTCTTTGTTGGCTATTTATTTGGAATCGGATTACTTCTATTAATGGAGCGTTTCATTCCAGACCGCTTTTACTTTTATCGTCTTTGGGCGATTCTTAAATTATTGTTTTTGTTTATTAAAGAGCTGATTATGGCTAATGTTCAGGTTGTTAAGCTCGTATACAGTCCCAAACTTAAAATGGAACCAGGCATTATCGCTGTGCCCATTGATGTTCGAACAAACTGGGAAATTACGATGCTCGCAAATCTCATTACATTAACTCCAGGGACACTAACGGTTTCAGTCGCTCCAGATAACATGCATATTTATATCCATGCTATGGACGCGCCTGATGCAGATGAGGTTATTAAAGAAATTAAAGGCACATTTGAGAAAGCAATTATGGAGGTGACGAGATGA
- a CDS encoding Na+/H+ antiporter subunit D: MSNLAILPILLPLLTGIILVFLNKRLPLVRLITRIMVLVNLAVVSVIAFNVIQNGTIVLKAGDWTVPYGIVLVADPLAMLLVVTANIIAVACAFYAFNSLDEQRERFYFYPLFQLLIAGVSGAFLTGDLFNLFVFFEVLLIASYGLIVLGGTKEQFRESFKYIIINLFSSMLFVTTIAFLYAVVGTVNMAQLAERIGEVQQDGVLTTIGILLLIVFATKGALFPLYFWLPKSYTVPPTVISALFGALLTKVGVYSILRVFSLIFVYNLTVTHQILLVLAGFTLVFGVIGALSTNNVQLIIAYNIIPAVGYMILGIGTFSATALAGTIYYLLHDMIIKAALFFLVGAMVAYAGTSDLRKMGGIIKNQPVLGWLFFIAALALAGLPPFSGFIGKLLILRGAFEEGHYVLAIIGLVTSLLILLSVIRIFINGFWGEAKQEYVSTVNSTKGKIMPAAFLLIFTIFLGLGAEFIYPTVQTIADQMIDPSNYIDSVMKE, encoded by the coding sequence ATGAGTAATCTAGCTATACTACCAATTTTATTACCGTTATTAACTGGAATCATTCTTGTATTCCTCAATAAACGGTTGCCACTTGTACGATTGATTACACGCATTATGGTGCTTGTCAATCTCGCAGTTGTATCTGTCATCGCATTTAATGTGATTCAAAACGGCACGATCGTATTAAAAGCCGGGGATTGGACAGTGCCTTATGGCATTGTTCTGGTCGCCGATCCGCTTGCTATGTTGTTAGTCGTCACTGCGAATATCATTGCGGTTGCATGTGCTTTTTATGCTTTTAATTCGCTCGATGAACAACGCGAACGTTTTTACTTTTATCCGCTTTTTCAACTTCTCATTGCGGGTGTTAGTGGTGCGTTTCTAACAGGAGACCTGTTTAACTTATTCGTCTTCTTCGAAGTACTGCTTATTGCTTCATACGGATTAATCGTTCTTGGTGGGACCAAAGAACAATTCAGAGAGTCCTTTAAATACATCATTATCAATCTATTTTCATCTATGCTGTTTGTTACAACGATCGCCTTTCTATATGCAGTAGTTGGGACAGTCAATATGGCTCAGTTAGCTGAACGGATCGGTGAAGTTCAACAGGATGGTGTGTTAACGACCATTGGCATTTTGTTATTGATCGTTTTTGCAACGAAAGGTGCGCTTTTCCCATTATATTTCTGGCTCCCTAAGTCTTATACAGTTCCACCAACTGTTATTTCAGCATTATTTGGAGCGTTACTTACCAAAGTTGGGGTATATTCTATACTAAGAGTTTTCTCTCTGATCTTCGTCTATAACCTTACAGTTACGCATCAAATTTTGCTTGTACTGGCAGGATTCACGCTTGTTTTCGGTGTGATTGGGGCCCTTTCGACGAATAATGTGCAATTGATTATTGCCTATAATATCATTCCAGCAGTTGGTTATATGATTCTTGGTATTGGCACGTTCTCAGCAACTGCTCTTGCAGGCACAATTTATTATTTGCTTCATGATATGATTATTAAAGCAGCACTCTTCTTCCTTGTTGGTGCTATGGTGGCTTACGCCGGCACATCAGATTTGAGAAAGATGGGTGGCATTATTAAAAATCAACCAGTCCTTGGATGGCTCTTTTTCATTGCAGCATTAGCGCTTGCTGGATTACCGCCATTTAGTGGATTTATCGGTAAACTCCTTATTCTAAGAGGTGCTTTCGAGGAAGGACATTATGTACTAGCGATTATAGGATTAGTGACCAGTCTTTTAATTCTTCTTTCTGTTATCCGCATCTTTATTAATGGATTCTGGGGAGAGGCAAAGCAGGAATATGTTTCAACAGTTAACTCTACTAAAGGTAAAATAATGCCTGCTGCTTTCTTACTCATTTTCACGATATTTCTTGGATTAGGTGCAGAATTTATTTATCCTACGGTTCAAACAATTGCGGATCAAATGATTGATCCATCAAATTATATTGATTCGGTTATGAAGGAGTAG
- a CDS encoding Na(+)/H(+) antiporter subunit C — translation MEIIMSVLAGLLFTAGVYMMLQKQILKIIIGTALLSHGAHLFIITMGKLNRGKPPILAEGVTSYVDPLPQALILTSIVISFGVTSFLLVLAYRTYQTNGTDNMEKLRGNENE, via the coding sequence ATGGAAATTATCATGTCTGTACTTGCAGGTCTGCTTTTTACAGCAGGTGTCTACATGATGCTGCAAAAACAAATTCTTAAAATCATTATCGGTACGGCACTGTTGTCTCATGGAGCACACCTCTTTATTATTACGATGGGAAAGTTAAATCGTGGAAAACCTCCTATCCTTGCAGAAGGCGTAACAAGTTATGTTGATCCGTTGCCACAGGCACTTATATTAACTTCCATCGTTATTAGTTTCGGTGTGACATCGTTTCTTCTTGTGCTAGCGTATCGGACATATCAAACGAACGGTACTGATAATATGGAGAAGTTAAGGGGTAACGAAAATGAGTAA
- a CDS encoding Na+/H+ antiporter subunit A yields the protein MLHAAVLLPFLAAFFIPLLYRGVKQVHLGWFVLLVPIVLFGYFLTFIKEVTQGVHTLKTFEWIPSLGVNVTFYIDGLGLFFALLITGIGSLVVLYSIYYLSKAEKLGHFYVYLLLFMGAMLGVVLSDNLFVLYTFWELTSISSFLLIGYWYQREKSTSGALKSMMITVFGGLAMLGGFLLMADITGTASIRGIIENGEMIVTSSLFPFILVLVLLGAFTKSAQFPFHTWLPDAMEAPTPVSAFLHSATMVKAGIYLVARLSLIFAGTDLFFLIVSGFGLLTLCWGSYMAVRQTDLKAILAYSTISQLGMIMAMLGFGTEVAILAAVFHILNHATFKGSLFMVAGIIDHETGTRDIRRLGGLFTFMPITATLAFFGTFSMAGFPLPFLNGFLSKEMFFESSLHFENASTIVEAVSPYFPYLAVGGSIFTFVYSIMLFFRTFTGKQRDKLPKEPHEAPIGMLISPIILVLLVIVIAFVPNVFGHSLLSPMVDSIAGSAGETHIKFWHGLGPALYMSLAVLLLGTAFYLTRTKWERIYTILPGKLSAAKAYDGIITGIINGSKKLTNGYMTGSLRHYMIYILIFFIALVSITISVTGGFKMSFDDLAPIAIPELLIAIVMAGAAFGTIFMKNRIAAILVLGIVGYGLSLLFVFFRAPDLALTQLIVETVTVALFLLCFYHLPNFDKQKESKRTNAVNWVISISVGVLVTMIGIASHSTKLFEPISEYFLKNSYKLGGGDNVVNVILVDFRGLDTMLEILVLGLAALGIFTMIKLRPSKKEGND from the coding sequence ATGCTTCATGCAGCTGTCTTGCTACCTTTTCTGGCAGCGTTTTTCATCCCGTTACTTTATCGGGGCGTCAAACAAGTCCATTTAGGATGGTTTGTTCTTTTAGTTCCGATAGTGTTGTTTGGGTATTTTCTTACGTTTATAAAAGAAGTTACGCAGGGTGTACATACACTTAAAACGTTTGAGTGGATTCCATCACTCGGAGTGAACGTTACATTCTATATTGATGGTCTTGGCCTGTTTTTCGCGCTTTTGATCACTGGAATTGGATCACTCGTTGTTCTCTATTCCATTTATTATTTAAGTAAAGCCGAAAAGCTTGGCCATTTTTATGTCTATCTCCTATTGTTTATGGGAGCCATGCTCGGGGTTGTGTTGTCGGATAATTTATTTGTTCTCTACACATTCTGGGAATTAACGAGCATTTCATCATTCCTGCTAATTGGATACTGGTACCAACGAGAGAAATCAACATCTGGTGCCCTTAAATCAATGATGATTACTGTTTTTGGCGGTCTAGCCATGCTCGGTGGTTTTCTACTCATGGCAGATATCACAGGAACGGCAAGTATTAGGGGGATTATTGAAAACGGAGAGATGATTGTTACGTCTTCCCTTTTCCCATTCATCTTAGTACTCGTACTACTGGGAGCTTTTACGAAGTCAGCTCAGTTTCCATTTCATACATGGTTACCTGACGCAATGGAAGCACCAACACCAGTCAGCGCCTTCCTACACTCAGCTACTATGGTTAAAGCTGGTATCTACCTTGTTGCGAGGTTAAGCCTCATCTTCGCAGGTACCGATCTCTTTTTCTTGATTGTTAGTGGATTTGGATTGCTCACGCTATGCTGGGGATCTTATATGGCTGTTAGACAAACAGACCTTAAAGCTATCCTCGCCTATTCGACGATTAGTCAACTGGGTATGATCATGGCTATGTTAGGTTTTGGTACTGAGGTGGCTATTCTTGCAGCTGTATTCCACATTTTGAACCACGCTACGTTCAAAGGCAGTCTCTTTATGGTCGCAGGTATTATTGATCATGAGACAGGCACTCGAGATATTAGAAGACTCGGAGGCCTATTTACGTTCATGCCAATCACTGCAACCTTAGCATTCTTTGGCACATTCTCAATGGCAGGATTCCCACTACCTTTTCTAAACGGTTTCCTGAGTAAAGAAATGTTCTTTGAATCGTCCCTGCATTTTGAAAATGCATCTACAATTGTTGAAGCCGTTTCACCTTATTTCCCTTATTTAGCAGTTGGCGGAAGTATCTTCACTTTTGTTTATTCCATTATGCTTTTCTTCCGAACATTTACCGGTAAACAAAGGGATAAATTACCTAAAGAACCACACGAAGCACCGATTGGTATGCTTATCTCGCCAATCATTCTTGTACTTCTTGTGATCGTCATTGCTTTTGTTCCGAACGTTTTTGGGCATTCTCTTCTTTCACCGATGGTGGATTCCATAGCCGGTTCAGCTGGTGAAACGCATATTAAATTCTGGCACGGATTGGGGCCTGCTCTTTACATGAGTTTAGCTGTACTTTTGCTAGGAACGGCTTTCTATCTGACCCGTACAAAATGGGAACGTATATACACTATTTTACCTGGTAAACTTTCTGCAGCTAAAGCCTATGATGGTATTATAACCGGCATCATAAATGGATCTAAGAAATTAACGAATGGTTATATGACTGGATCTCTCAGGCATTACATGATATATATCCTAATCTTCTTCATAGCTCTTGTCTCCATCACCATAAGTGTTACTGGAGGCTTCAAAATGTCATTTGATGACCTGGCCCCGATTGCTATTCCTGAGTTACTTATAGCGATTGTGATGGCCGGCGCTGCTTTTGGAACGATTTTTATGAAGAATCGTATTGCCGCTATTCTAGTACTTGGAATCGTAGGGTATGGATTATCCCTATTATTCGTCTTCTTCCGAGCACCAGACTTAGCGCTCACTCAGCTTATTGTAGAAACCGTAACGGTTGCACTATTTCTTCTATGTTTTTATCACTTGCCTAATTTTGATAAACAGAAGGAATCCAAAAGAACAAACGCCGTTAACTGGGTCATCTCTATATCTGTAGGGGTTCTTGTAACTATGATAGGAATCGCTTCACACAGTACGAAATTGTTTGAACCAATTTCAGAGTACTTTCTTAAAAACTCCTATAAATTGGGCGGAGGAGACAACGTTGTTAATGTTATTCTTGTTGACTTCCGTGGACTTGATACGATGCTTGAAATCCTTGTACTTGGACTTGCTGCGCTCGGGATCTTCACAATGATTAAATTGCGTCCGAGTAAGAAGGAGGGAAATGATTAA
- a CDS encoding sporulation histidine kinase inhibitor Sda — protein MEKLSDDLLIESFYKAKELKLSSDFIGLIQREIKRRRLDKQVSLIGI, from the coding sequence ATGGAAAAGTTATCAGATGACTTATTGATTGAATCCTTTTATAAGGCAAAAGAATTAAAGCTAAGTAGCGACTTTATTGGTCTTATTCAACGTGAGATCAAAAGGCGCAGACTTGATAAGCAAGTTTCTCTTATCGGGATTTAA
- a CDS encoding YqeG family HAD IIIA-type phosphatase: MLNKFLPNEHVQDIFQISPELLKERGIKGIITDLDNTLVEWNRADATPKLLKWFKQMSDEGILVTIVSNNNKTRVEKFASPVEVPFIYEARKPMTKAFRKALKDMNLSADDTVVIGDQIFTDVVGGNRMGLHTILVVPVASTDGFFTKFNRKIESIFLTWMKRKGKINWEE, translated from the coding sequence TTGCTAAATAAGTTTTTACCAAATGAACATGTACAAGACATCTTTCAAATAAGTCCAGAATTATTGAAAGAGCGAGGCATTAAGGGCATTATTACTGATCTCGATAACACCCTTGTGGAATGGAATAGAGCTGACGCCACACCTAAGTTGCTAAAATGGTTTAAGCAAATGAGTGATGAGGGCATTCTCGTTACCATTGTTTCGAATAATAATAAGACAAGAGTAGAAAAGTTTGCCTCACCAGTTGAGGTGCCATTTATATATGAAGCTCGAAAACCGATGACTAAAGCTTTTCGGAAAGCGTTGAAGGATATGAACCTTAGCGCAGATGATACTGTAGTTATTGGAGATCAAATTTTCACGGATGTCGTCGGAGGAAATCGCATGGGGCTTCATACAATTCTTGTCGTGCCAGTTGCAAGCACAGATGGGTTCTTTACGAAATTCAATCGAAAAATAGAAAGCATTTTCCTTACCTGGATGAAACGAAAAGGGAAGATAAATTGGGAGGAATAA
- the yqeH gene encoding ribosome biogenesis GTPase YqeH, with the protein MDNEQIICAGCGVHIQTEDKNALGYAPPSALNRDVIICQRCFRLKHYNEIQDVSLTDDDFLKILNEISQTDALIVKIVDIFDFNGSWLPGIQRFAGGNPVLLVGNKVDLLPKSVNKSKLVKWMQTSAKENGLKPADVMLMSAEKGDSVMDVAGEIDRLRDGKDVYIIGCTNVGKSTFVNQLIQEFGGDAEQMITTSQFPGTTLDLIDIPLDDGKTLYDTPGIINHHQMAHFVNAEELKVISPKKEIKPKVFQLNEGQTLFFGGLARLDFVEGGRQSFICHVSNDLYIHRTKIEKADDLYDEHLGELLYPPGDQSKKELPALVGHELRIKEEKMDIVFSGLGWVTVSGKGTTVKAYAPEGVGVSIRKSLI; encoded by the coding sequence TTGGACAACGAACAAATTATTTGCGCCGGATGCGGTGTACACATTCAAACAGAAGACAAAAACGCACTTGGCTATGCACCACCGTCTGCACTTAATCGAGACGTCATTATATGTCAGCGTTGTTTTCGTTTAAAGCACTATAATGAAATTCAAGACGTTTCTTTAACAGATGATGACTTTTTGAAAATACTAAATGAAATTAGCCAAACGGATGCTCTTATCGTCAAGATTGTCGATATCTTCGATTTTAATGGAAGTTGGCTTCCTGGTATTCAGAGATTCGCAGGAGGAAACCCTGTTTTATTAGTTGGAAACAAAGTAGATTTGTTGCCCAAGTCAGTAAACAAATCAAAGTTAGTAAAGTGGATGCAAACAAGCGCCAAAGAGAATGGACTAAAGCCTGCTGATGTCATGTTAATGAGTGCAGAAAAAGGCGATAGCGTTATGGATGTAGCAGGTGAAATTGATCGCTTGAGAGATGGAAAAGATGTTTATATAATTGGCTGTACAAATGTTGGTAAATCAACTTTTGTAAATCAACTTATACAAGAGTTTGGCGGAGATGCAGAGCAAATGATTACAACAAGTCAGTTTCCAGGTACAACACTTGACTTGATTGATATTCCGCTTGATGATGGAAAGACATTATATGACACCCCAGGTATTATTAATCATCATCAAATGGCACACTTTGTCAACGCTGAGGAATTAAAAGTAATTAGTCCAAAGAAAGAAATTAAGCCTAAAGTATTTCAGTTAAATGAAGGACAAACGCTGTTTTTCGGTGGACTTGCACGCCTTGATTTTGTCGAGGGCGGAAGGCAGTCTTTTATTTGTCATGTGTCAAATGATCTCTATATCCATCGTACAAAAATTGAGAAGGCTGATGATCTTTATGATGAGCATCTAGGAGAACTTCTTTATCCTCCGGGAGATCAGTCAAAGAAAGAGCTGCCTGCTCTAGTTGGTCATGAACTCCGCATCAAAGAGGAAAAGATGGATATCGTTTTTTCAGGTCTAGGATGGGTAACCGTATCCGGTAAAGGAACAACTGTGAAAGCATATGCACCTGAAGGAGTAGGCGTGTCTATTAGAAAATCACTCATCTAG
- the aroE gene encoding shikimate dehydrogenase, whose translation MGKLYGLIGHPIGHSMSPIMHNGEFKELGLSHHYHAFDLSPEQLEDGVDAMKMLDIQGFNVTIPHKVAIIPLLDEVEQEAIDIGAVNTVYKRDGKYIGTNTDGSGYLFSLLTLIGEKNLSGKKILVIGAGGAARAVAVSVSQSEVASLTIANRTLEKAEELSKLCQHYSVANAITLSEAETSLGQFDIVINTTSIGMSPHLDRMPISLEHIRSGTVVSDLIYNPLETKWMKLAKSKGAVTDNGISMFVEQGALAFEKWTGVSPDRKRMRNTVLKELGGYSC comes from the coding sequence ATGGGGAAGTTATATGGACTGATTGGTCATCCTATAGGACATTCGATGTCACCGATCATGCATAACGGTGAATTTAAAGAGCTTGGTTTATCGCATCATTACCATGCATTTGATCTATCGCCAGAACAGCTGGAAGATGGTGTGGATGCAATGAAAATGCTTGATATTCAAGGTTTCAATGTGACCATTCCACACAAAGTCGCCATTATTCCATTACTAGATGAGGTAGAGCAAGAAGCTATTGATATTGGTGCAGTTAATACGGTTTATAAGCGTGATGGTAAATATATCGGTACGAACACTGATGGATCAGGTTATTTATTTTCGTTGCTCACTTTGATTGGAGAAAAAAACTTGAGCGGCAAGAAAATTCTTGTTATTGGTGCTGGTGGCGCTGCTCGAGCAGTTGCTGTTTCTGTTTCCCAATCCGAGGTGGCATCTTTAACGATTGCCAATCGAACACTTGAGAAAGCAGAAGAGCTATCAAAATTATGTCAACATTACAGCGTGGCAAATGCTATAACGCTATCTGAAGCAGAGACTTCATTGGGACAGTTCGATATCGTTATTAATACAACGTCTATTGGTATGAGCCCTCACCTTGATCGAATGCCAATATCACTTGAACATATAAGATCAGGTACGGTTGTTAGTGATTTGATTTATAATCCACTAGAAACAAAATGGATGAAGCTTGCAAAATCAAAAGGCGCAGTCACTGATAATGGCATCTCGATGTTCGTTGAACAGGGGGCGCTTGCATTTGAAAAGTGGACAGGAGTCTCGCCTGATCGGAAACGAATGCGAAATACGGTTTTAAAAGAGCTAGGAGGATATTCATGTTAA
- the yhbY gene encoding ribosome assembly RNA-binding protein YhbY, with protein MLTGKQKRFLRAKANRLNPIFQVGKGGVNENMTKQIEEALEVRELIKVSILQNCDEDRNTVGVQLSTETGAELVQIIGNMVVLYKESEENKEIILP; from the coding sequence ATGTTAACAGGAAAACAAAAGCGTTTCTTACGCGCAAAAGCTAATCGTCTAAACCCTATTTTCCAAGTAGGAAAAGGTGGCGTGAATGAGAATATGACAAAACAAATTGAAGAAGCATTAGAGGTTAGAGAGCTTATTAAAGTAAGCATTCTTCAAAATTGTGACGAAGATCGCAATACAGTTGGGGTACAACTATCAACTGAAACAGGGGCGGAACTCGTACAAATTATTGGGAATATGGTTGTTTTGTATAAAGAATCAGAAGAGAATAAAGAAATTATTCTTCCATAA